One part of the Ornithodoros turicata isolate Travis chromosome 2, ASM3712646v1, whole genome shotgun sequence genome encodes these proteins:
- the LOC135384340 gene encoding uncharacterized protein LOC135384340: MGGCCAFKCTNSTTKGHRMLRVPWNAERQKQWAIAINRLGKDGKFWMPSLNSRLCSELFISGSSSDDPANVDYVPSIFRPSQKLSEKCDKAIESHKRRCRVAEKRSTAAAAAPEPTALEQQVPAEDGTEVDMDVG; encoded by the exons ATGGGTGGATGCTGTGCTTTTAAGTGCACAAATAGCACCACAAAAGGCCATCGTATGTTGCGCGTTCCCTGGAACGCAGAAAGACAGAAGCAATGGGCGATTGCAATCAACCGACTGGGCAAGGACGGCAAGTTTTGGATGCCATCGCTCAACAGCCGGCTATGTAGCGAGCTCTTCATCAGCG GATCTAGCAGCGACGACCCAGCAAACGTGGACTACGTACCGAGCATTTTCCGCCCCAGCCAGAAGCTGAGCGAGAAATGCGACAAGGCGATTGAGAG CCACAAACGCCGATGCCGTGTTGCCGAAAAACGTAGCACCGCTGCGGCGGCCGCCCCTGAACCAACCGCTTTGGAACAACAAGTTCCCGCAGAGGATGGAACCGAAGTGGACATGGACGTTGGTTAG
- the LOC135383151 gene encoding uncharacterized protein LOC135383151 isoform X2 translates to MPEKQLIFYTGISKARFLALLAAIVVCLPQAQKIPHSAQLLMVLMKLRLALPYQDLAYRFNVHRHTVSSTFKIWIKPLAILCSHLVKFPSPSVAQSWLTKTERRKFPRLRCIIDCTEVKVSRPHNLDTQQVVWSNYKQTSTLKYLVCVNNAGSVAFISKAYGGRISDKSITRKSGFLDLLNEKDQVLADRGFLLHDEFALRNVELITPTFTKNKQQLSALETTKSRRISSTRIIVERAIGYLKKWRILTGTVPYQLCPMYDDILVVVSGLTNVALPIAKKGFAESVSTEESPS, encoded by the exons ATGCCAGAGAAGCAGCTGATATTTTATACTG GCATTTCCAAGGCAAGATTCTTAGCCTTGCTGGCAGCTATTGTGGTGTGCCTACCACAGGCACAGAAAATCCCACATTCAGCTCAGCTTCTCATGGTACTTATGAAGTTGAGACTAGCACTACCGTACCAGGACTTAGCATACAGGTTTAACGTCCACCGACACACTGTCAGCTCTACATTCAAGATCTGGATCAAGCCACTGGCAATTCTATGCAGCCATCTAGTGAAATTTCCCAGTCCAAGTGTTGCACAGAGTTGGCTAACAAAGACAGAAAGAAGGAAGTTCCCACGTCTGCGCTGCATTATCGACTGCACAGAAGTGAAGGTATCACG GCCACACAATCTGGATACTCAACAAGTTGTGTGGAGCAACTATAAGCAGACGTCGACACTGAAGTACCTCGTGTGTGTCAACAATGCGGGATCAGTTGCATTTATTTCAAAGGCATATGGAGGTCGTATATCGGATAAGTCCATCACCCGGAAGAGTG GGTTCCTCGATCTTCTCAATGAAAAGGACCAGGTCCTGGCAGACCGAGGATTCCTTCTGCATGACGAATTTGCCCTGAGAAATGTGGAGCTGATTACGCCCACATTCACCAAAAACAAGCAACAGTTGAGTGCCCTTGAAACTACCAAATCACGGAGAATATCCTCAACACGGATCATTGTGGAGCGGGCTATTGGGTACCTGAAGAAGTGGCGTATCTTGACGGGGACTGTTCCATACCAACTCTGCCCAATGTATGATGACATACTTGTTGTGGTGTCAGGACTGACAAATGTAGCACTACCGATTGCAAAGAAAG GGTTCGCTGAGTCAGTGAGCACAGAGGAGTCTCCAAGTTAA
- the LOC135383151 gene encoding uncharacterized protein LOC135383151 isoform X1, producing MPEKQLIFYTGISKARFLALLAAIVVCLPQAQKIPHSAQLLMVLMKLRLALPYQDLAYRFNVHRHTVSSTFKIWIKPLAILCSHLVKFPSPSVAQSWLTKTERRKFPRLRCIIDCTEVKVSRPHNLDTQQVVWSNYKQTSTLKYLVCVNNAGSVAFISKAYGGRISDKSITRKSGFLDLLNEKDQVLADRGFLLHDEFALRNVELITPTFTKNKQQLSALETTKSRRISSTRIIVERAIGYLKKWRILTGTVPYQLCPMYDDILVVVSGLTNVALPIAKKGMLYANQLLYRTNKRYLFRLGKYL from the exons ATGCCAGAGAAGCAGCTGATATTTTATACTG GCATTTCCAAGGCAAGATTCTTAGCCTTGCTGGCAGCTATTGTGGTGTGCCTACCACAGGCACAGAAAATCCCACATTCAGCTCAGCTTCTCATGGTACTTATGAAGTTGAGACTAGCACTACCGTACCAGGACTTAGCATACAGGTTTAACGTCCACCGACACACTGTCAGCTCTACATTCAAGATCTGGATCAAGCCACTGGCAATTCTATGCAGCCATCTAGTGAAATTTCCCAGTCCAAGTGTTGCACAGAGTTGGCTAACAAAGACAGAAAGAAGGAAGTTCCCACGTCTGCGCTGCATTATCGACTGCACAGAAGTGAAGGTATCACG GCCACACAATCTGGATACTCAACAAGTTGTGTGGAGCAACTATAAGCAGACGTCGACACTGAAGTACCTCGTGTGTGTCAACAATGCGGGATCAGTTGCATTTATTTCAAAGGCATATGGAGGTCGTATATCGGATAAGTCCATCACCCGGAAGAGTG GGTTCCTCGATCTTCTCAATGAAAAGGACCAGGTCCTGGCAGACCGAGGATTCCTTCTGCATGACGAATTTGCCCTGAGAAATGTGGAGCTGATTACGCCCACATTCACCAAAAACAAGCAACAGTTGAGTGCCCTTGAAACTACCAAATCACGGAGAATATCCTCAACACGGATCATTGTGGAGCGGGCTATTGGGTACCTGAAGAAGTGGCGTATCTTGACGGGGACTGTTCCATACCAACTCTGCCCAATGTATGATGACATACTTGTTGTGGTGTCAGGACTGACAAATGTAGCACTACCGATTGCAAAGAAAGGTATGTTATACGCCAATCAGCTACTCTACAGAACAAACAAGAGATATCTGTTCAGACTTGGAAAATATTTATGA